Genomic window (Christensenellaceae bacterium):
CTTGTGGCGGTTTGCTTTATTACAACAATGTCTTCATGTCCGCCCTTGTTAAAGCGGTTGACGTATACAATATCTTTATAAGGTGAGTTTTCATAGTCGGTGCCGATAGTCAGGTTTATGTTATAGGTGGGCTGCATCGAAACTCCTACTACCTCGGTGCGGACAAAGATAAAAGTAAACACAGAATAGCACAGCAAGATAAATGCCGCGATACAAAAAACAACCGCAAGCAAAACGGCGTACCACGGCATTTTTTTCTTGCTTTGGTTTTGTATGGCCGCTATATCCTCAGACTGAGATATATCATGAAACTCTTTTTCTGTGCTCATGTTATAATTATATCAAAATATTTATTTTTTAGCAAACTTGTTTTTGAGTATCCCTCCCACGGGTAGTTTCTATATTTATAGTATTTTTGAAAGTCAAAATATCATTCCAAAACCTCAAATATTCGTCCGACTGCGCGGTTTTAACCGTCTGACCGTTTGGTCGCCTATTTAAAAGCCCCGTAAATACACCGATTAAGTGCTATATATTCAATTATCTCTAAAATTTTCGGGCTTGCTAAAAAACACAATTCTAAACAAAAAAACAATTGAATAAATTGTGCGTTTAGTGTATAATAGGTAACACAGGCACCAATTAGTGTTTTTGAAATAAACTTACTATAGGTGGTGCATGTGCTTAAATTTGCACCTATAGTGAAATGGATATCACACCGGTCTTCGGAGAGGGTAGACGGGGGTTCGCATTTATCCCTTAAAAATTGCAATCTGCGCCCGTAGTGTAATGGATAACACAATAGTCTTCGGAACTATTGATTCGGGTTCGAATCCTGACGGGCGCACCAAAAACCACAATATATTGTGGTAAAAACTCAAAAAAGCCACTTACAAACACAAGTGGTTTTTTTGTTATAATTTTATCAAATCGCAAAACTGTTAAAAAAATTCTAATTTATGATTAATTAGAATTTTAGTCAATTACCCCCAAAAGTGCCGTTTTTCACAAATTTTTCACAAACTTTTGCAAATGCGGCTAATATTTGGTTGAACTCTTTAAATCATGTTTCATTCATTCGTTGCTTTTTCTGCATGGCTTAATGTCCCAAGCCTTCTTATTGCACAGTTGTGCTGCTCGGCTACACTATCTAAAAAGTCATTGCATTCTAAAATAGATTTGCCGGATAAGTTGGTTATTAAAAATGAGTATGCATTTTCCTCTATATCATCATGTCTGAGTATTCTGCCCGCTTTGGCGATTATGTAGTTAGAAACAATTGGACTTATTTGCAGTCCCACAAGAATTGCAATTAATGTTGGCAGTTCAAACTTTTTATCTTTGTCATTATTTATCTGACTGTATATGTTTGCCGACAGTTCAGTTTTATCCGTAAATATGCTGCTGTTCTACTTTTTAGATTTCATAACTTTGGCTATGCATTCGGCTGTGGTTCCGGATAGATTCTTTGTAAGGTCAAAATCTTTTTTAAATTTTTCAGCGGCTATCAAAGCCTCATTTATAACTTGCTCATTTTGTTGTGTGCTGACAAACTTCCCCACATCCTTAATATCCACACCGTCTCTGTACAACACACCGTTCTTTCTATTGGTCTTAACTATTAATTCTAAATTGTGTTTAAATTGTAAGGTGCATTTTTCTATATTCTCTCTTGCATAATCTGTCAGTTCTAAACCATTTTTACCATGATGTATATAATCAGGGCTGTTAATTACAAAACAGTTTTCGACAAAACGGAAGAGATTAGATTTTTGATTGAATAGCGTCTGAAACTCGAGATTGTTCATTAATTCGGAAAAAGCATCAATGTTAGAGATATTATTTGATAAGAAGGAAGTGTCGGAGTCGTAATTGTAAACCAAGGTCGCTTCCTCACAGCCCAATTCAATTACACGTATCTTGGCTGCCTGTTTTGACAAATGAAAAAACTCAGCTAACTCATCAATAATTAGCTTGAGCTCATCTAAGCGATTATCGTCCGGCAGATAGTCATATTTAGTTATTAATTCACGCAGTTTTTTATCTGCTGTTATTTTAGGCATTAGAATTTTGGGAGCAATATTATTTGCCTGCCATTCAAGCCAAGCCTCGGGTGAGGAATCTAAATCTTTAGATAATCTGCTTTGGCTTATTGGGCAGCGGTGAACAATAATATCTTTTTTCAGAGTCAGGCTTTTGATAGTTGCAAAAATACGATGTCTTTCCCAGTGAAAGGCTTCGTGTGCAATGGTATTGTTTACACAACCTAAGTTTCGATAGTAATAAGTTTGAGGGTCAATGAATATTGTCCCTCTTTTTACGGCGGTGTCTATGTAATGTTTCGATAATTCATCATATGTTTTTATTACTCCGTCTAGAAAACAAACTTGACCAAATATTGCGTGTTCGGAAGTAAGCATTTTATCCAAAACAACTTCTAACCCCATTTTATTTTTTGCAATTTCATAAATAGGAACGGGCATGGGGCTTTGTAACGCTTCAGGGCAGTATTTATTTAAAAATGCTTCTGCTTCCCTATCAAAATCTTTTCTTTCAATTATGGGCACCAAGTCTTGTGTAGCGGACTTGCTGTCTTTTGCATAATTAACTCTTGAGTATTCGTTGGTATTAATAACTTTGAAATTGTAAAGATGGTCGGTTACAACCATCTGACAGTTAAGTCTAAACCATGCCGTATCCGAATCATCTTCATAGTCATATTTCGTCTTGACTTGTGTGGCAAATGTGCCTTCAACAATCAAGTCAAAATTTACGGTATTTTCACTGATAGTTATTTTGTCTGCGAACTTAAAGTCAAGTTCAGTATATTCCGAGTTTATATATCCATTTTGCAATGACTCTTTTCGAAATATATGTTTTTTATTATTTACTGTATATTTTTGAACGGCATTGAAAACAGCGTCATAGCTGTCGCTTTCCATATCAATAAATTTTAGCAGCAGATTTTGTCCTCTGTAGTTCAAAAACACCCCTTAATTATAATTGAAAACACCAAATTTTGGGAAAAAAGTCAAGGGGTTGTAGACGAACAAGAAGTTACCTTTTATTATCTAATATTATTTTCGTAAGGTTATTAAGTGCTTCACGTTCTTGGGATGAGAGAGCGCACCAATTATCATAAAATTCTTTCATCTGAGGAGTTACTTCAATAAGATTGCTTTCCGTAAAGAAATCAGCCAATGTTATTCCAAAAGCTTCACAAATAATTTCAAGTGTAGCAATAGAAGGAACGGCTGGTTTTTTTAGATTATACCACGCATGAATAGTCTGTTGTGTCAGCCCCGTTTCCATGGATAACCTATACATTGACCAGCCTCGCTCTTGTCTCAACTTATCGATTTTGTTAACTATATTTACCATACCCAAATCTTTTTTAATTATTTACTGAGCTCCTATTTAATTATATCTAAAAATAAGCAAAAAGTTACACAAACAGACTTGAATAAAATGGTAAAATGAAACATATTTTGACGAAAAATAAGTTTTTTTACAGGAGATTAAGTAATGAACAAAAGAAAAAGCATATTGTTTTGCTATAAAGAAGTTTGTAAGTTAAATTCGGTTATATTGGAGGATAAAGATGTTATTTATTTTAAGAAGTTGTTTAAAAAGGTGCATGAATATGTGATTGATGATGATTTGATTAATAATACAAAACACAGCAAAATCTTCCATATGCTATTTTTGAGTAATAAGAATATTATTTATAGAAGAATTGGGGAAATCTATTATGTATCTCAACAAACCGTCAGGGATTGTGTGAGTAGATTTGATAAAATAGCAAAAAAGTTTATGGAAAGAGATGAGGTTTCTTATGGAGCGTTGCTATTTAAGCTTAAATCATTATTGAAGTAAAACTTTTATTATACCACATTTAAAGGCGCTTCAAAGTACAGGATTTTCTGTACTTTGAGGCACTTGTTTTTATTGTATACTTTCAAAAGTATATTTAGGAGGGGTATGCCGAAGATAAAGGTCAAATAAATTTTAAAGAAACAAAAGGAGAAAATTATGAATTTTGTAGACAGAGTACCAGCACAAGGGATGGCTGGTAAAAAGAGACTAATTAAGGTAGATGTGAATAATGTCCCTACGGGGGAACCTGATATTTATGTTAATATCGAAAGAGATGACGGTCCGCCAAATGTTGCGGGCACACTCATTAATGCTGCAAATTTAAATGCCATAACAACCGATATTATTTCTGAACTAAACAACTTTAAAGCAGGTGCTGATTACGTAGTTGATTCCGGAACCGGAAGTGTTACCATAAACGGATTAAACAATAGCGCTTGGAATGGGAAGACAATGAACACTTGGTGGCGCAAGTATAAAAGCGGATGGATAGAACAAGGCGGATATTGGAATAGCGGCGTTCACAACATAGGGGATATGCGAGACTTTTCACTGACTTTTCCAAAACCTTTTACAGATTTAAATTTTTATTCCGTGGTTTCAGCATTTAAAAATAACAGTGCATGGCAAAATCGTGACGGCAGAGGCAATATTTATAGCAGAAATCAAACAGGAATGAAAATCGGAACTTTTGGAGCAGACTCAAGCGGCTTAACATGGTACGCCGCTGGTAAAGGATAAGGAGGATGAAATCATGATAGGAACTAAAATTTTAAAACCATTAAACAGTGAAACTGAAAAGCAGTATACAGAATTAGCCAACTGGTGCAATAGTAATCAATGTATTATTAAAGATTTTGAAGATTATTATATCGTCACAAAACCTGATCCGGTTCAAGAGAATGAAGTAGATATTTTGCGATTTAGGCGTGAACAGGAATGTTTTCCAATAATTAACCGAGGTCAATTTTGGTATGACAGTCTTACATTTGATCAAAAACAAGAATTATCACAGTGGTATCAAACTTGGCTAAATGTTACTAACACAAAGCAGGCACCTAAAAAACCTGAATGGCTGGAAGGTAAAGCTTCCGACACTCTTAATAATCCAATTTGGATATAGTGGGCTTTTATGGCAAATTTAGAAGTTATATTATCGATGTCGGGCACCATTTTGGGTTTGCTAATAACGGTTTTTACGTTTATTGCAAAAACCGTTAGCAATTCAAAAGCCAAAAGGGTTGCTGAGCAGGCGATAAAAATTGGCAATGCCGTTCTGCCGTTTATTAAAGAGGCGAAAAAATTTACTGCTTACACCGGCGAAGAGAAAAAGGCTTATGTTATGACAAAAGCAAGTCAGTTTGCCTTAAAGAATGATATTCCCTTTAAGGAAGACCAGGTAAGCGAAAAGGTGGAAGAGCTTGTAGAGCTTACCCGTAAAGTAAATGTAAGAATGAAGGCTAAAGAAAAAGCAGAAATGGCAAAAGAAATTGAACAAGTAGTAACCAATAAAACACAGGAGCAAATAGCCGCCAAGTCGTGGCTGTAAAAATTAACAAAAGGAGAAAGAAAAAATGATACATACATTTGATTTGGGAAAAGCGGGTAACGGTGGAATAGACATGATAAGCAGTACTTTAACTAGCGGCTCTCTAACTTATGTGCATGAAGATGTATCGCCGATAAGCAATGTAAAGGGTGTTAGTGTAATACATACATATTGCAGTTATCAGGACCCCAATAAAAATACGGCTACTACCACCGACCCTCTTTACGGAAAGAATTTTGATATATCTCTCAGACCGCACTACAATAAAAATG
Coding sequences:
- a CDS encoding helix-turn-helix transcriptional regulator, whose protein sequence is MVNIVNKIDKLRQERGWSMYRLSMETGLTQQTIHAWYNLKKPAVPSIATLEIICEAFGITLADFFTESNLIEVTPQMKEFYDNWCALSSQEREALNNLTKIILDNKR